The following are encoded in a window of Spea bombifrons isolate aSpeBom1 chromosome 2, aSpeBom1.2.pri, whole genome shotgun sequence genomic DNA:
- the C2H11orf87 gene encoding uncharacterized protein C11orf87 homolog — MSPRFPKQLGLSMPPCLLNRTSSPNGTSCLTEVEPLFQPFSSTLVLIVLATVICCLVVLSLSTFHMHKSKMKKRKIEKAQEEYERDHCSPKGERAHFYGKENRQPSGTQDSGCYTSPTIQRKEPLNLDLEPRITEHSSVLDKDTGDLLQSVVLS, encoded by the coding sequence ATGAGTCCCAGGTTCCCCAAGCAGCTCGGGCTGTCTATGCCACCGTGTCTCTTAAACAGGACCTCTTCACCAAATGGCACCAGCTGCCTGACCGAAGTGGAGCCTTTGTTTCAGCCCTTTTCTTCTACTTTGGTCTTGATAGTCCTGGCCACTGTGATCTGCTGCTTGGTTGTCCTTTCTCTTAGCACTTTCCACATGCACAAGAGCAAAATGAAAAAACGTAAAATCGAGAAAGCCCAGGAGGAATATGAGAGAGACCACTGCAGTCCTAAAGGAGAGAGGGCACATTTCTATGGAAAGGAGAACAGACAACCAAGTGGTACCCAAGACAGTGGCTGTTACACTTCTCCTACCATACAGAGGAAGGAACCCCTCAACCTAGATCTAGAACCCAGGATTACTGAGCATTCTTCTGTTTTGGACAAAGATACAGGGGACCTGCTGCAGTCTGTGGTCTTGTCATGA